In the genome of Meles meles chromosome 16, mMelMel3.1 paternal haplotype, whole genome shotgun sequence, one region contains:
- the CST3 gene encoding cystatin-C: MAGHLRTPLLLMAALALTLAVSVAVGPGASRKSSKSPMVGGLSDADVNEEGVQQALNFALSEYNKASNDAYHSRAMRVVRARKQVVAGMNYFLEVEIGRTRCTKSQPNLDSCPFHDQPHLMRKTLCSFQIYTVPWLGKTSLVKSNCQDA, from the exons ATGGCCGGGCACCTCCGCACCCCGCTGCTCCTGATGGCCGCCCTGGCCCTGACCCTGGCGGTGTCTGTGGCCGTGGGTCCCGGCGCAAGCAGGAAAAGTAGCAAGTCTCCAATGGTGGGCGGTCTGTCGGACGCCGATGTCAACGAGGAGGGCGTGCAGCAGGCGCTGAACTTCGCCCTCAGCGAGTACAACAAGGCGAGCAACGACGCGTACCACAGCCGCGCAATGCGAGTGGTGCGCGCCCGCAAGCAG GTTGTGGCTGGGATGAACTACTTCTTGGAGGTGGAGATTGGACGAACCAGATGTACCAAGTCTCAGCCCAACTTGGACAGCTGTCCCTTTCATGACCAGCCACACCTGATGAGG AAAACACTCTGCTCTTTCCAGATATACACTGTCCCCTGGCTGGGCAAGACCTCCTTGGTGAAGTCCAACTGCCAGGATGCATAG